The DNA sequence CTGGATTTCAGATTCCTGTAGTATTTCCCTATCAGCATAAGTCTGCACACCAGGGAAAAGGCACAATCCTTGTAAAACACCGTTGTTTTTTAGGAGGTCCAACCTGACATGCAGAGAACGTGCAGCCTGTCCTCCTCTCAGGACAGGCACAGCTGTAGCACAGGAGGTCAGATGGTGCAGGTTAGCTTTTGATTTGAGGCTCCAAAGATGTCAATTAATGTCCCACTCGTGTTCATTACTGATCTGTATTGCAGCAAAAGTAAAAAGCTTCCACAACCTCTTATTATCTCTCTGAGCTTGCTGCCTTGAACACCTGGTGATTTTCTAAGTgtgctggtttgttttgctgtagCACAACTGCATTGCTGTCCTCATTGCTAAGCAATTAACAGTTTGTCCTTCCAGAAATACCCAACACCCCAGACACGATTAGCTGCTCGGAACATTTTCAACAAAAACATTCCAGGGGAGCTGCATTGATAGCTCTGCCACTTTCAGGGATAAGCATCTCTCCAGCCACGTACCCCACTAGAGAACAccagagcaggacagggagagagggTTACTTATGGTCAGGCCCTGTTCTGCCAAGTTCTGCACAAACTTTTCATCTCACATCACTCTGAGACCCACACATTTCTTGTCTAATCCAGTGAAGAAACTTAACCCCTACCTACCAGAGAAGTGACCCTGCACCAGGTTCCCAGGGCTTCCAGCCAGCTGGGACTTCCAGGGAGGCCAGCTTGACCCCAGGATCAAAACTGTGAATGCAAGCCTCAAGAGTAACTCTGATATCAGAGACAATCCCCTGAGACTAATGATCTTTGGTCACTCACCCTGGGGAAAACCTGCAGGCAATGGTAAAAGGTGCTATAACAGACCCCCCTATCAAAGGGTCCAAGAGGACCTGTACCTctccagcaaaataaaatttcaaataaacatCTAAAGCAACCTCAAAATAGAATCAGGATTtcccaaatactttttttcctcattcattCTTTTAGTTAAAATGAGTAAATTCACACCATGGTTTGGCTTCTGGGTGACAAGACAGTGTCACTCAGGATTTCTGTATATAGTACTCCAAATTCACATTAGTAATtgacatttaaaatgcaaaaggtCCACACAATCAGCAAGTCCTTGCCACGAAGGCTGCTGGACAGTGCGTGGGGCTCAGCATGCCCACGTAGCAGTGGGACAATGCATGTTCACTTCCTGCAGCATTTTTGTCACAAATGACTACCCTGAATCAAAGAAAGGACCATCTGACCTATGGACATGTTAGCTGCTATGAGAAAGGTACAAAAATGTGCACTTTGTGATTTTACTTTCCCACAAGAATACCCTCCTACCTTCAGTAGTCTGCAGAACCATGTCTCTACACATTCTCAGGATCCCAGGCTGAAGCAAGCTGGAAGTATATTTGATGCATTTTACACACATCTCAAgccatttatttaaaaaaaaattaaaatatacaaaataaatgtgaaaatattttcttacaggTAGGTACAGAAGTATCTGCACTGCTTTATTTACACATTCTCTACTGAGAATCTCTTTCAGAAAATCAGTTTAGGGTATAATACTCGGCACCTGTGCAATTGTAGCTGTGGTGTAATGGTCCTTCAGTATATTTAGACTTCTCGTGTTACACATAACACTTGCCTGATCTCAGCCATACAAAAAGCTGATATTTAAATGTCGTCAATATAGTTATTTGTCAGAACCTTCCCTCTGTGTAAAACTTCTTGTTGTGAAAAGGGAGGAGGAATAAATCCCCATGTATGACAAATCCAGATTCTCCTTCAAACAGCTGGTGAACGAATGGTCACAAAAcaaagggaagaggagaaaggaatgTCACCACTGCAGGGACATCCAGCTGCACTGACATCACCCCACATCATGCCCCGGTGCCTACAGGAAAGACTCAGGTTCCCCTTCTTTGCCCACGGGGGTTTCGGCCTCTCTGAAGCAGCTGCCCTTCCTGGCAGAGGAGCTCTCCCGGTGGCTACTGAACTGGTGAACTCTTCTCTTGAACAGGCGGTGCAGCTTCTCCTGGAACTGGTTGCCAATGAAGCAGTACAGCAGGGGGTTGGTGCAGCTGTTGGCGAAGGCCATGCAGATGCCGAAGGGCAGCGCCGCGTCGATGAGCCCCACCACCTCACAGCTGTCGATGATGTCCATGTGGGCCAAAGCATTCAAAAACGTTAAAACGTGGAATGGCAGCCAGGAAATCAGGAAGGCCATGACAACAGCAGCCACCAGCTTCAGGACTTTGTCCCTCTTCTGCCTGCTTTTCCCAAACTGCTGTGCTTTAAGCAAGTGCCTCCTGATCCAGATGTAGCAGGTGGTGATCACCGCCAAGGGGATGAAGAAGCCGAGGGTGTTTTTCAGGAAGGCCGTTGCCACAGACCATTTTGCATAGCTCTCATAAGGGAAGGCCATAATGCAAGCATTGACCTCCAAGCTTTCAACGTAGTAAGTGTCTCGGAAATAAAAAGTTGGGAGGGAGGACAAACAGGCGAGGCCCCACACAACCAATGCTACAAAATAAGCTTGTTGTGGAGTTCTCCTCTGGGAGTGAATGGGATGGACAATGGCGTGGTACCGGTCCACGCTCATGCACGTAATGAAGAAAATACTTGCAAACATATTCAGACACAGGACAGAACTGGAGATCTTGCACATGAGAGACCCGAAGAGCCAGTTGTATCCCTGAGCGTAGTAGGTGGCCCAGAAGGGGAGGGTGGCCAGGCACAGCAGGTCTGCCATGGCCAAGTTGAAAATGTAGACATTAGCAACTGTCTTGGGGCCAGTGTGACGACAGGGCACCACAACCACCACGCTGTTGCCAACCAAGCCGAGAACAAAAACCGCAGAGAAGAGGGCTGGAATTAGTGAAAACTGATAATCTGAAGAGGTaagggggcagggaggggatgagTTTGTCAGTGCTGTAGACAGGACTTGGAGACTTTCCCTGGTGGTGACAATCAGGGAGTAGTTGCTCTGCATGTTGGTGCTGGTGGAAATGGAGTTTCTTCAGGAAATTCATGGGCTGGCAGCACTTTCCTGTCACTCACCTGCAGATCAGAAACCATGTGTTAGACATGCACTCTGCAGCTGTCTTAGCTCCAAAATCACACAgacacaataaaataaaaaccatttgAAGTTATATCAGTAAGCTGAGTGCTGAAATACCAGGCAGCCCTGCTGAACTCCTTACCTCCACCC is a window from the Vidua macroura isolate BioBank_ID:100142 chromosome 14, ASM2450914v1, whole genome shotgun sequence genome containing:
- the AGTR2 gene encoding type-2 angiotensin II receptor; translation: MQSNYSLIVTTRESLQVLSTALTNSSPPCPLTSSDYQFSLIPALFSAVFVLGLVGNSVVVVVPCRHTGPKTVANVYIFNLAMADLLCLATLPFWATYYAQGYNWLFGSLMCKISSSVLCLNMFASIFFITCMSVDRYHAIVHPIHSQRRTPQQAYFVALVVWGLACLSSLPTFYFRDTYYVESLEVNACIMAFPYESYAKWSVATAFLKNTLGFFIPLAVITTCYIWIRRHLLKAQQFGKSRQKRDKVLKLVAAVVMAFLISWLPFHVLTFLNALAHMDIIDSCEVVGLIDAALPFGICMAFANSCTNPLLYCFIGNQFQEKLHRLFKRRVHQFSSHRESSSARKGSCFREAETPVGKEGEPESFL